From a single bacterium 336/3 genomic region:
- a CDS encoding DNA mismatch repair protein: MIENNKRQKQAKLLRIFRKIHRTTGILLFVFFFFISITGLLLGWKKHSGELLLPKSYKGTSTNFKDWLPIDSLHLIACRVLHDSVSTKLSSELDRIDIRKDKGMVKFIFANHFWGIQLDGATGKVLHIGRRHSDFIENIHDGSILDYYLGTTGQIKLVYTSIMGLALLIFVITGFWLWYGPKQMRKKQ, encoded by the coding sequence ATGATAGAAAATAATAAAAGGCAGAAACAAGCAAAATTATTACGAATATTTAGAAAGATTCATAGAACAACAGGTATATTATTGTTTGTTTTCTTCTTCTTTATATCCATTACTGGACTTTTATTAGGCTGGAAAAAACATAGTGGTGAATTATTACTTCCAAAATCTTATAAAGGAACTTCGACTAATTTTAAAGATTGGTTACCAATAGATAGCTTACATTTAATTGCTTGCAGAGTACTGCATGACTCTGTTTCAACAAAGCTATCATCTGAACTTGATAGAATAGACATCCGAAAGGATAAGGGAATGGTGAAGTTCATTTTTGCTAATCACTTTTGGGGGATTCAACTTGATGGTGCAACAGGAAAAGTTCTACATATTGGGCGAAGACATTCTGACTTCATTGAAAATATACATGATGGCTCCATTCTTGATTATTATTTAGGAACAACTGGACAAATTAAATTAGTTTATACAAGTATTATGGGGCTTGCACTTTTAATATTCGTTATAACTGGTTTCTGGCTTTGGTATGGACCTAAACAAATGCGAAAAAAACAGTAA